A stretch of the Bacteroidia bacterium genome encodes the following:
- a CDS encoding PAS domain S-box protein, with the protein MENTYYENIYAQTLDNCTAAVVSFNYKGDVLFFSQSAEVLWGYSQEEVLNKPLQSLILPEYLTNIQKYFNNQAFTNTEPYIEIVRKDGKKVPTLIATSQALDANQNIVFTAFFIDISKQKQKERDIESNLTLLKQKNLSLEREIEQMKEEKLLYEGVLNTSIDAILVINEDGIIEKVNTPTERIFGYSLQEMLGQNISMLMPEPYASEHDNYIKQYKITGIKKVIGVGREVEAKRKDGSVFPVEIAIGETYLKSGKRIFTGFIRNISERKSLENTIRQQLEQAKAVEEELRQNMEELQATQEAQARLGAALKASQADIQAKMNAINASYGYIELSAEGYFLSANDIFLNDLEYTAEEVYGKHHSTFIEPAYAQSEEYKKFWQQLREGKNISSTFKRLTKNKKEVWFDATYSPVKDEQGKVVKVIKLAKNVTRFTQALKKNSEFLLALKEGNLNIDFDATGIIVEGELKSMIDTNIVLRNTLQSISEDIKKVIQLAGKEGILSTRLQSTAYQGVWKEIIEGINTLLENISTPILGISEILNNVAEGDLTRKFTQPTQGDIYKIATALNQAIANLQTLIQQIQVVAKSVAKIANEVATQTNSTRQSTKEVSLSIQQMADGAQEQAIRIDESSRLVEATLKSAQEISTKAAAINLSAEKGQINCQNGLTIVESVSQNMNDISNSAQISAQAIEVLINRSEEISRILNVITDIASQTNLLALNAAIEAARAGDAGRGFAVVAEEIRKLAEGSRKSTVEIDKLIKSIQKDVSSTSKAIEKVQENVTIGNAATKKAVKILNDINNSSTETLQLSKSIADASVSQKEAIGAVVKNIEKIVVVSEETASGSQEIASSARAIDQAISDISQGTERLAKIAETLQSQVAKFKLSEQ; encoded by the coding sequence ATGGAAAATACCTATTACGAAAATATTTATGCCCAAACCCTAGATAATTGCACAGCGGCAGTAGTATCTTTCAACTATAAAGGCGACGTTTTGTTTTTTAGTCAATCGGCTGAGGTACTATGGGGCTATTCACAAGAAGAAGTATTGAATAAGCCTTTACAAAGTCTCATCCTTCCCGAATATCTAACTAATATCCAAAAATACTTTAATAATCAAGCCTTTACTAATACAGAACCATATATAGAAATTGTGCGAAAAGATGGTAAAAAAGTTCCTACATTGATTGCTACCAGCCAAGCCCTTGACGCTAACCAAAACATCGTATTTACTGCATTTTTCATTGATATTTCAAAGCAAAAGCAAAAAGAAAGAGATATAGAAAGTAACCTAACTCTCTTGAAACAAAAAAACCTCTCCTTAGAAAGGGAAATCGAACAAATGAAAGAGGAAAAACTCCTCTATGAAGGAGTATTAAATACTTCTATCGACGCAATTTTGGTTATTAACGAAGATGGAATTATTGAGAAAGTCAATACTCCCACAGAGCGTATATTTGGTTATAGCTTGCAAGAAATGCTTGGGCAAAATATAAGTATGCTCATGCCTGAACCCTATGCCTCAGAACATGATAACTATATAAAACAATACAAAATTACAGGTATAAAAAAAGTTATTGGAGTTGGACGTGAAGTAGAAGCCAAACGTAAGGATGGTTCCGTTTTCCCTGTGGAAATAGCTATTGGTGAAACTTACCTCAAATCAGGAAAACGTATTTTTACAGGATTTATCCGAAATATTAGCGAAAGGAAGTCACTAGAAAATACCATCCGGCAGCAACTAGAACAAGCAAAAGCTGTAGAAGAGGAGCTACGGCAAAATATGGAGGAATTACAAGCCACCCAAGAAGCACAAGCAAGACTTGGTGCAGCACTTAAAGCCTCACAAGCCGATATACAAGCTAAAATGAATGCTATCAATGCTTCTTACGGCTACATTGAATTGAGTGCCGAGGGTTATTTTCTGAGTGCTAATGATATATTCTTAAACGATTTAGAATATACTGCTGAAGAAGTGTATGGGAAACATCATAGCACTTTTATAGAACCTGCTTATGCCCAATCAGAGGAGTACAAAAAATTTTGGCAACAATTACGTGAAGGCAAAAATATTAGTAGCACATTTAAGCGATTGACCAAAAACAAAAAAGAAGTTTGGTTTGATGCTACTTACTCCCCTGTTAAGGACGAGCAGGGAAAAGTTGTGAAAGTGATTAAATTAGCTAAAAATGTTACCCGCTTTACTCAAGCCCTGAAAAAAAATAGTGAATTTCTTCTAGCCCTCAAAGAAGGCAACTTAAACATCGATTTTGATGCCACAGGTATTATTGTCGAAGGTGAACTCAAATCTATGATTGATACTAATATTGTTTTACGCAACACCCTGCAAAGCATTAGCGAGGATATAAAAAAGGTTATTCAATTGGCAGGAAAGGAAGGTATCTTATCTACGCGTTTGCAATCAACTGCTTATCAAGGTGTTTGGAAGGAAATTATTGAAGGAATCAATACTTTATTAGAAAATATTTCTACCCCTATTTTAGGAATTAGTGAAATCTTAAATAATGTTGCCGAAGGAGATTTAACACGTAAATTTACACAACCTACTCAAGGAGATATCTACAAAATAGCTACTGCCTTGAATCAAGCCATCGCTAATTTGCAAACCCTTATCCAACAAATACAAGTGGTAGCTAAAAGTGTTGCCAAAATAGCTAATGAAGTAGCTACCCAAACTAATAGCACTCGCCAAAGTACTAAAGAAGTAAGCCTTTCTATCCAACAAATGGCTGACGGAGCACAAGAGCAAGCTATTAGAATAGACGAATCCTCTCGCTTGGTAGAAGCTACACTCAAATCAGCACAAGAAATCAGTACCAAAGCTGCAGCTATTAACCTTTCAGCAGAAAAAGGACAAATTAATTGCCAAAATGGGCTTACCATTGTAGAAAGTGTATCGCAAAATATGAATGATATTTCTAATTCCGCACAAATCTCTGCCCAAGCAATTGAAGTACTTATTAACCGCTCAGAGGAAATATCACGCATTTTGAATGTAATTACTGATATTGCCTCACAAACTAATCTTTTAGCCCTTAACGCTGCTATTGAAGCGGCTCGCGCAGGCGATGCAGGACGAGGCTTTGCTGTAGTAGCTGAGGAGATTCGTAAACTTGCTGAGGGTTCGCGTAAATCTACCGTAGAAATTGATAAACTAATTAAGAGCATTCAGAAAGACGTAAGTAGTACAAGCAAAGCGATAGAAAAAGTACAAGAGAATGTAACTATTGGTAACGCTGCCACTAAAAAAGCCGTGAAAATCTTAAATGATATTAACAATAGCAGTACCGAAACCTTACAACTTTCCAAAAGCATAGCCGATGCTTCAGTAAGCCAAAAAGAAGCTATTGGAGCAGTAGTGAAAAATATTGAAAAAATCGTGGTGGTTTCTGAAGAAACTGCCAGCGGCTCACAAGAAATTGCCAGCTCAGCACGTGCTATTGACCAAGC
- a CDS encoding response regulator has product MKKDNVSIVIIDDDRTNNIICENMLKKLRISQDITSFQSIEEGLAFLENSFRKGLFPDVIFLDLRFPESDKDAWYFLEIYPKLLAQYPQAKTLLYVLTSSIAKKDMKRVENYSFVHGFISKPLSEEKLAKFFL; this is encoded by the coding sequence ATGAAAAAGGATAACGTTTCCATCGTAATTATCGATGATGACCGCACCAACAATATCATTTGCGAAAATATGCTCAAAAAATTGCGTATTTCGCAAGATATTACCTCTTTTCAAAGTATAGAGGAGGGACTTGCTTTTTTAGAAAATAGTTTTCGCAAAGGGCTATTTCCTGATGTGATTTTTCTAGATTTGCGATTTCCTGAAAGCGATAAAGATGCGTGGTATTTCTTAGAGATATATCCTAAATTATTGGCACAATATCCGCAAGCTAAAACCTTATTGTATGTACTTACATCCTCCATAGCAAAAAAAGATATGAAGCGTGTAGAGAATTATTCTTTTGTACACGGTTTTATTAGTAAACCTTTGAGTGAGGAGAAGCTAGCTAAATTCTTTTTATGA
- a CDS encoding SpoIIE family protein phosphatase, giving the protein MLEDKQLDLAEWCKHLLDKLLESLDIMPQYVVLSLEESRFSVIIWYTKNITPTQETLKKVYLRSLPNELVTYLRTAHENNLQSLISYDFTWLTQAPLHGLWLPILQIEYSPTFIVIFSESSWTENHVQIIQNFWCEAQKYISASYYKIRKNTECLQEIQTLRKQLEALEASQQAMHENAIRFMKVHKQLTDSLQYAKKMQQAILPPERILRDNFEEYFITYLPKDIVSGDFYWFSQVDFTFIAVVDCTGHGVPGAFMSMIGSALLNEIVNAKRVNNPAQILSLLHIGVRNALNQDETQNLDGMDIGLCRLELTESFDLQLTFAGAKNNLYILQDGKINVLKGNRTHIGGISEANLTFDNQVITIQEGDIIYLLTDGLIDNPNEKRQKFGLNKFFDFILTNQHKPLSQQKTILENLVKEHQEKVEQRDDITVIALKP; this is encoded by the coding sequence TTGCTAGAAGATAAGCAATTAGATTTAGCTGAATGGTGCAAGCACTTACTAGATAAATTATTAGAGAGTTTAGATATAATGCCTCAATATGTAGTATTGAGTTTGGAAGAAAGTCGTTTTTCTGTAATTATATGGTATACGAAAAATATTACACCTACTCAAGAAACACTAAAAAAGGTTTACCTTCGTAGTCTTCCAAATGAGTTAGTAACTTACCTACGTACTGCTCATGAAAATAATCTACAAAGTCTAATTTCTTATGATTTTACTTGGCTTACCCAAGCTCCATTACACGGTCTTTGGTTACCTATTCTCCAAATAGAATATTCTCCTACTTTTATAGTTATTTTTTCCGAATCATCTTGGACAGAAAATCACGTACAAATCATACAGAACTTTTGGTGCGAGGCTCAAAAGTATATTTCGGCAAGTTATTACAAAATAAGGAAAAACACAGAATGTTTACAAGAAATTCAAACTCTCCGAAAGCAATTAGAAGCTTTAGAAGCTTCACAACAAGCTATGCACGAAAATGCTATTCGATTTATGAAAGTGCATAAGCAGCTTACGGATAGCTTGCAGTATGCTAAAAAAATGCAACAGGCTATCCTACCCCCTGAACGGATTTTGAGAGATAATTTTGAAGAGTATTTTATTACCTACTTACCTAAAGATATTGTTTCAGGAGATTTTTATTGGTTTAGTCAAGTTGATTTTACTTTTATTGCCGTAGTAGATTGTACAGGGCATGGGGTGCCTGGTGCTTTTATGAGCATGATTGGCAGTGCTTTGCTCAATGAAATTGTAAATGCAAAGCGTGTGAACAATCCTGCTCAAATCCTTTCTTTATTGCATATAGGAGTACGTAATGCTCTTAACCAAGATGAAACTCAAAACCTTGATGGTATGGATATTGGGCTTTGCCGTTTGGAACTTACAGAGAGTTTTGACCTACAACTTACTTTTGCAGGAGCGAAAAACAACCTCTACATCTTACAAGATGGAAAAATTAATGTATTGAAAGGAAACAGAACACACATAGGAGGTATTTCAGAAGCCAACCTAACCTTTGATAATCAAGTAATTACTATTCAAGAAGGAGATATTATTTATTTACTTACTGATGGCTTAATTGATAATCCTAACGAAAAACGGCAAAAATTTGGCTTGAATAAATTTTTTGATTTCATTCTTACTAATCAACACAAACCTTTGAGCCAACAAAAAACTATTTTGGAAAACCTTGTCAAAGAGCATCAAGAAAAAGTAGAACAACGAGACGATATTACCGTAATTGCTCTTAAACCTTAA
- a CDS encoding prolyl oligopeptidase family serine peptidase, which translates to MFFVLVFSLVFYQLKLTMAQTKYPEFEAIEVQLAENAPTFKYRLLKPLGWDSQDSSQKYPLLLCLHGAGERGSDNEITLTHFAPWLLAKNNRKPFPCFVFVPQCEKSFRWVEVDWTWDTHTQPTEISVYLGYTMQVLEQLLKKYPIDEKRIYVTGLSMGGFGTWDLITRFPEKFAAAVPICGGGDETVAYKAKNVPIWAFHGALDKLVKPERSRNMIQALQKAGGKPKYTEYPQVGHDCWKNAYQEPTLLPWLFEKRKN; encoded by the coding sequence ATGTTTTTTGTGTTAGTATTTAGTTTAGTATTTTATCAACTAAAACTAACTATGGCACAAACCAAATACCCTGAATTTGAGGCCATAGAAGTACAATTAGCTGAAAATGCACCTACTTTCAAGTACCGTTTGCTCAAGCCTTTAGGTTGGGACAGTCAAGATAGTAGCCAAAAATATCCACTTTTGCTTTGCTTGCACGGAGCAGGAGAGCGTGGAAGCGATAATGAAATTACACTTACACATTTTGCTCCATGGCTTTTGGCAAAAAATAATCGTAAACCATTTCCCTGTTTTGTATTTGTACCTCAATGCGAAAAATCCTTCCGTTGGGTAGAAGTAGATTGGACTTGGGATACGCACACTCAGCCCACAGAAATTTCTGTTTATTTGGGTTATACTATGCAAGTTTTAGAGCAACTGCTCAAAAAGTATCCGATTGATGAGAAACGTATCTATGTTACAGGACTTTCTATGGGTGGGTTTGGTACTTGGGATTTAATTACTCGCTTTCCAGAAAAATTTGCTGCTGCTGTACCTATTTGTGGGGGAGGTGATGAAACAGTAGCTTACAAAGCCAAAAATGTGCCTATTTGGGCTTTTCACGGTGCATTAGATAAGTTAGTAAAACCCGAGCGAAGCCGAAACATGATACAAGCCCTTCAAAAAGCAGGTGGTAAGCCTAAATACACAGAATATCCACAAGTAGGACATGACTGCTGGAAAAATGCTTATCAAGAGCCAACACTCTTACCTTGGCTCTTTGAGAAAAGGAAAAATTAA
- a CDS encoding response regulator gives MAKKVIIVDDSLYMRTFIKDILTNGKYEVIGQASSGETAIDMIFSLKPELVTLDNILPDMLGIDILKAIRAEKLATKVIMISAVGQQSVLEEAMQAGANAYITKPFTSEKLLEVVKKTIGNP, from the coding sequence ATGGCAAAAAAAGTAATTATAGTAGATGACTCGCTCTATATGCGAACATTTATTAAAGATATACTTACAAACGGAAAGTATGAAGTAATAGGGCAAGCCTCTAGCGGTGAGACTGCCATAGATATGATTTTTAGCCTCAAACCAGAACTTGTTACTTTGGATAATATCCTACCCGATATGCTTGGTATAGATATTCTAAAAGCTATACGTGCCGAAAAATTAGCTACTAAAGTGATTATGATTAGTGCCGTAGGGCAACAATCTGTCCTAGAAGAGGCAATGCAGGCAGGAGCAAATGCGTATATTACCAAACCTTTTACCTCTGAAAAATTGCTTGAAGTGGTAAAAAAGACAATCGGAAATCCGTAA
- a CDS encoding DUF3536 domain-containing protein, which yields MQKYICIHGHFYQPPRENAWLEEIEVQESAYPFHDWNERITSECYAPNGFSRILNEEHKIIDIVNNYSKISFNFGATLLSWMQYKAPTTYQAILEGDKLSMKYFNGHGSAMAQVYNHIIMPLANTRDKETQVIWGIRDFEYRFGRKPEGMWLAETAVDIETLEILAKHHIKFTILAPHQAKRYRKIGTEQWYNGIETRKHYICKLPSGKQIILFFYDAASAEQVAFKGILDDGKRFAHQLVNSFNPHDPSPQLVHIATDGESYGHHHRHGDMALAYCLRYIEENNLAKITNYSQYIHLFEPEYEVEIYENSSWSCAHGIERWRSNCGCKTGGEPHFHQLWRKPLREALDWLRDELAKVYETELSKYISDVWKVRNAYIDVILDRSPENVNRFLKKHFKTEHTDEDKTKILRLLEMQRQCLLMFTSCAWFFNDISGIETIQVLQYANRAIQLAETASNQTFERAFLEKIYEAKSNLKQYDNGAEIYTRYTSPARITLSKVGMHYAVASLFEENPQDISVLNYDFDSEYFERLEAGLQKLAIGKTWVHSKITYSKKYFCFAVVYLGQHQIIGSSTPYLAPDDFNKMANQLKLAFKEGNLAEVLQIMQIYFPVKHFSFWELFKDEQTKVLNKILEDNLKYAEESYERIYHRNYHLLNVMQKAQLKIPAILKQNFEIVINNSLKNFFIRKSADIEKFKQTCQEVAHWRVNVDKENLSHVASIRILEMVQDYEKQVDNEELLDLITQIIRYLRSIAVDIRLGMIQNILFKISKRAVPHWTRAARQLKLTHYPFIYPEEKDDITQRLLKKFIELCSLVNLKIMVEPLVEA from the coding sequence ATGCAAAAGTATATATGTATTCATGGGCACTTTTATCAGCCGCCACGTGAAAATGCTTGGTTAGAGGAGATTGAGGTGCAGGAGTCTGCCTATCCTTTTCACGATTGGAACGAACGCATTACCTCAGAGTGCTATGCACCGAATGGATTCTCACGGATCTTGAACGAGGAGCATAAGATTATAGATATTGTAAATAATTACTCAAAAATTAGCTTCAATTTTGGAGCAACATTGCTCTCTTGGATGCAATACAAAGCCCCTACTACCTACCAAGCAATATTAGAAGGGGATAAGTTGAGCATGAAATACTTTAATGGACACGGCTCAGCCATGGCACAAGTGTATAATCATATTATTATGCCCTTGGCTAATACCCGCGATAAAGAAACCCAAGTAATTTGGGGCATCCGCGATTTTGAGTACCGCTTCGGAAGAAAACCTGAAGGCATGTGGCTAGCAGAAACTGCCGTAGATATAGAAACTTTGGAGATCTTAGCCAAACATCATATCAAATTTACTATACTCGCCCCGCACCAAGCCAAGCGATATAGAAAAATCGGTACAGAACAATGGTACAACGGCATAGAAACACGCAAACATTACATATGTAAGTTACCCTCAGGCAAGCAAATTATACTATTCTTCTATGATGCCGCCTCTGCTGAGCAAGTCGCCTTCAAAGGAATTTTAGACGACGGCAAACGCTTCGCTCATCAATTAGTAAACAGTTTTAACCCGCATGATCCTTCTCCCCAACTCGTGCATATCGCTACTGACGGCGAAAGCTACGGACACCACCACAGGCATGGAGATATGGCACTAGCTTACTGCCTGCGATATATTGAAGAAAACAATTTAGCTAAAATCACCAATTACAGCCAATATATACACCTCTTTGAACCTGAATATGAAGTGGAAATCTATGAAAATAGTTCTTGGAGTTGCGCCCATGGCATAGAGCGTTGGCGAAGCAATTGCGGTTGCAAAACAGGCGGCGAACCCCACTTCCACCAACTCTGGCGAAAACCTCTACGAGAAGCCCTAGACTGGCTACGCGATGAACTTGCCAAAGTATATGAAACCGAACTCAGCAAATACATCAGCGATGTATGGAAAGTCCGTAATGCCTACATAGACGTAATTCTAGATAGAAGCCCCGAAAACGTAAACCGCTTCCTAAAAAAACACTTCAAAACCGAACATACCGACGAAGACAAGACCAAAATTTTACGCCTATTAGAAATGCAACGGCAATGCTTGCTTATGTTTACTAGTTGTGCATGGTTTTTCAATGATATCTCAGGAATAGAAACAATACAAGTCTTACAATATGCTAACCGTGCTATCCAATTAGCCGAAACCGCTAGTAACCAAACCTTCGAGCGAGCTTTCTTAGAGAAAATCTATGAAGCTAAAAGTAACCTCAAACAATATGATAACGGAGCAGAAATCTACACACGTTACACCAGCCCTGCCCGAATTACACTTAGCAAAGTAGGTATGCACTATGCCGTTGCAAGCCTCTTTGAAGAAAACCCCCAAGATATTAGTGTACTTAATTATGACTTTGACAGCGAATATTTCGAACGCTTAGAAGCAGGTTTGCAAAAGCTAGCTATCGGCAAAACATGGGTGCACTCCAAAATTACCTATTCTAAAAAATATTTCTGCTTCGCTGTAGTTTATTTAGGGCAGCATCAAATCATTGGAAGCTCTACCCCGTACCTCGCCCCTGACGATTTTAACAAAATGGCAAACCAACTTAAACTCGCCTTCAAAGAAGGTAACTTGGCAGAAGTACTTCAAATTATGCAAATTTATTTTCCCGTTAAGCATTTCTCTTTTTGGGAACTCTTTAAGGACGAACAGACCAAAGTGCTTAACAAAATTTTAGAAGATAACCTAAAATATGCAGAGGAAAGTTACGAGCGCATTTACCATCGTAACTATCACCTACTCAACGTAATGCAAAAAGCCCAACTCAAAATTCCAGCTATCTTAAAGCAAAACTTTGAAATCGTTATTAATAATTCGCTCAAAAACTTCTTCATTCGTAAATCCGCAGATATTGAAAAATTTAAGCAAACTTGTCAAGAGGTAGCTCATTGGCGGGTAAATGTAGATAAAGAAAACTTGAGCCACGTAGCTTCTATTCGTATTTTAGAAATGGTACAAGACTATGAAAAGCAAGTAGATAATGAAGAACTTTTAGACTTAATTACCCAAATAATCCGCTACTTGCGAAGCATTGCCGTAGATATTCGCTTGGGTATGATACAAAATATTCTATTCAAAATTAGCAAACGTGCTGTACCACATTGGACGCGTGCTGCAAGGCAACTCAAACTTACACATTATCCCTTTATCTATCCCGAAGAAAAAGATGATATAACACAACGTTTATTGAAAAAATTTATAGAACTTTGTTCACTGGTGAACCTCAAAATTATGGTAGAGCCATTAGTAGAAGCGTAA
- a CDS encoding serine/threonine-protein phosphatase: MLFRWWKQALNNGIHEGLELLTSRQVKTVNGLNTIASLFLIGYVLINLFTKNYQALFLDLAILGLVCFPIYWLHRQRKYTYGKVWAFFTVNILLMLVATVNELNRSISNTSVILIGLSVLSVLLFDGRAKYFAAFFAFLCYVFSHLTFLYIANKNFNIENVLYMINAMVAIAIIFTITNLYKEDFIASQRFILERNEEIEQRNADMIESISYAERIQKALLPQEQNLAKFFPNSFISYLPKHIISGDFYWFASPHLQHPPKTENSGIDLFLAVADCTGHGVPGAFMTIIGITLLDQIVNQENIHAPAEILHKLDERLVAVLQQESNLHHEQALHDGMDIALIKINLPQGKVTFAGAKRPLWIIHKNSTELEVYKGDKFPIGSTQYKNKKFTEKHLTIHKEDRLYLFSDGYADQFGIQGKFTVSRFKELLLSQTHLEMSIQKSTLERNFQQWKGEEEQTDDVLVIGIEI, translated from the coding sequence ATGCTTTTTCGCTGGTGGAAGCAAGCCCTCAATAATGGTATTCACGAAGGCTTAGAACTTTTGACGAGCCGCCAAGTAAAGACAGTCAACGGCTTAAATACTATAGCTTCTTTGTTCCTTATAGGATATGTATTAATTAACCTTTTCACAAAAAACTATCAAGCCCTCTTCTTAGACCTCGCCATTTTAGGCTTAGTCTGTTTTCCTATCTACTGGCTACACCGCCAAAGGAAGTATACTTACGGAAAAGTCTGGGCATTCTTTACGGTGAATATTTTACTTATGTTAGTTGCTACTGTTAATGAACTCAACCGTAGTATTTCTAATACTTCTGTTATTTTGATAGGGCTTTCAGTGCTTTCAGTATTACTTTTTGACGGCAGGGCAAAATATTTTGCCGCATTTTTTGCCTTCTTATGTTATGTCTTCTCACACTTGACTTTTCTATACATAGCTAACAAAAACTTCAATATAGAGAATGTCTTGTATATGATAAATGCCATGGTGGCTATTGCAATCATTTTTACGATTACTAACCTCTATAAAGAAGATTTTATTGCCTCACAGCGGTTTATCTTAGAGCGAAACGAGGAAATTGAGCAAAGAAATGCAGATATGATTGAAAGCATCAGCTATGCTGAAAGAATACAAAAGGCATTACTTCCCCAAGAACAAAACTTAGCCAAATTCTTCCCTAATAGCTTTATTAGCTATCTACCCAAACATATTATTTCAGGAGATTTTTATTGGTTTGCTTCTCCACACTTACAGCATCCACCAAAAACAGAAAACTCAGGAATTGATCTATTCCTTGCTGTGGCAGATTGTACAGGACATGGCGTACCCGGTGCTTTTATGACCATTATCGGCATTACCCTATTGGACCAAATCGTAAACCAAGAGAACATTCACGCACCTGCTGAAATTTTACACAAATTAGACGAACGGTTAGTCGCTGTACTCCAACAAGAAAGTAACCTCCATCACGAACAAGCTCTACACGACGGCATGGATATTGCCCTAATAAAGATTAACTTACCCCAAGGAAAAGTTACTTTTGCGGGTGCTAAGCGCCCTCTTTGGATAATCCATAAAAATAGTACTGAATTAGAAGTATATAAAGGGGATAAGTTTCCTATAGGAAGCACGCAATACAAAAATAAGAAGTTTACCGAAAAGCATTTAACCATCCATAAAGAAGATAGGTTATATCTCTTTTCTGACGGCTATGCCGATCAATTTGGAATTCAGGGTAAGTTTACAGTGAGTCGTTTCAAAGAATTATTACTATCACAAACTCATTTAGAAATGAGTATACAAAAAAGTACTTTAGAAAGAAACTTTCAACAATGGAAAGGAGAAGAAGAGCAAACGGATGATGTTTTAGTCATAGGTATAGAAATATGA
- the nuoH gene encoding NADH-quinone oxidoreductase subunit NuoH, with the protein MTLELFLVKGLIILLVFGITLLVATYSTYAERKVAAFLQDRIGPNRAGPWGLLQPIADAAKMFFKEEFIPMQANKWLFIAGPSMAMLAACMTSAVIPFGGTLQFGDFKFNIQAVEANIGILYVFAIVALGVYGIMIGGWASNNKFSLLGAIRAASQNISYELAMGLSIVAIIIMTGSLSLREIVEQQRTVWNVFYQPLGFIIFLTCAFAECNRTPFDLPECETELIGGYHTEYSSMKLGFYLFAEYINMFISSIVIATLYFGGYTYPFMSWIEKSLGQNIATLIGVGVLFVKGLFGVFFFMWVRWTLPRFRYDQLMNLGWKGLLPLAILNIFLTAIVMLVLQR; encoded by the coding sequence ATGACATTAGAACTTTTTTTAGTAAAAGGCTTAATTATCTTGCTTGTATTTGGAATTACTCTCTTGGTAGCTACCTACTCTACATACGCTGAACGTAAAGTAGCTGCTTTCTTACAAGACCGCATAGGACCGAACCGAGCAGGCCCCTGGGGCTTACTACAACCAATTGCCGATGCAGCTAAAATGTTTTTTAAGGAAGAGTTTATTCCGATGCAAGCTAACAAATGGCTGTTTATTGCAGGTCCTTCGATGGCAATGTTAGCTGCTTGCATGACTAGTGCCGTTATCCCTTTTGGAGGTACCTTGCAGTTTGGAGATTTCAAGTTTAATATTCAGGCAGTAGAGGCAAATATCGGTATCTTATATGTATTTGCTATTGTGGCTTTGGGGGTATACGGTATTATGATAGGGGGCTGGGCCTCAAATAATAAATTCTCCCTCTTGGGGGCAATTCGTGCTGCTTCACAAAATATTAGCTACGAATTAGCTATGGGCTTATCAATTGTTGCCATAATCATAATGACAGGCTCGCTCTCTTTGCGAGAAATTGTAGAGCAACAGCGTACTGTTTGGAATGTATTTTATCAGCCCTTAGGCTTTATTATTTTCCTTACTTGTGCTTTTGCTGAATGTAATCGTACTCCTTTTGATTTGCCTGAGTGCGAGACGGAATTAATTGGTGGCTATCACACTGAATACAGCAGCATGAAGTTAGGTTTTTACCTGTTTGCAGAGTATATCAATATGTTTATTTCTAGCATTGTGATAGCTACTTTGTACTTTGGAGGTTATACCTATCCTTTTATGAGCTGGATAGAAAAGAGTTTAGGGCAAAATATTGCTACATTGATTGGGGTAGGTGTATTGTTTGTTAAAGGATTGTTTGGGGTATTTTTCTTTATGTGGGTACGCTGGACTCTGCCCCGCTTCCGTTATGACCAACTCATGAACTTAGGTTGGAAAGGGCTTTTACCACTAGCTATCCTAAATATATTCCTTACTGCAATCGTTATGTTAGTCCTTCAAAGGTAA